The Neobacillus sp. OS1-2 genome includes a window with the following:
- a CDS encoding NlpC/P60 family protein, which translates to MKKRLVTTTLAVSIGLGTFLAGPIAINPIKVSAATVNPQNNQQAVEAKADQLIQTGKSLIGKATYSNSVYKPTYPYKFSCASFLMYIFEQNGVDLATYNEDYMMQQGTYVARDQLQKGDLLFFRSKSTGTDPDHVAMYIGDNKVIHMADPQQNIVISDLNSKPYYKDNYVTARRVLPTLLPSNPATKGETIVEQAYNLMSKVTMGSVNDENAMKFTGTGFVNYVYKTNGVTLGTTNIKEQMKLGTTVSREDLKKGDLIFFNGSIGSSTPSTVAIYAGDHRIIVPNSNGILTRVLFVDYYNQHYITAKRVFSESSAPVVTQPIASTLPADKIVDFASSLVGKAKFGYTYNESALTFTGAGFTYYVYKNQGIDLKYKLASQQAQIGTAVQKANLQKGDLLFFSTDNSGSKITQTGIYMGENQFLSLSTSGSLVKESLDTVWAKNNYVTARRVL; encoded by the coding sequence ATGAAAAAACGTTTGGTTACAACAACACTAGCAGTCTCAATTGGTTTAGGTACTTTTTTGGCTGGCCCAATCGCTATAAATCCAATAAAAGTCTCAGCGGCAACGGTTAATCCGCAAAATAACCAACAAGCAGTTGAAGCAAAGGCCGATCAGTTAATCCAAACTGGTAAGAGTTTAATAGGGAAGGCTACCTACAGTAATTCCGTGTACAAGCCAACTTACCCTTATAAATTTTCATGTGCTTCTTTTCTTATGTATATATTTGAACAAAACGGTGTAGATCTTGCAACGTACAATGAAGATTATATGATGCAACAAGGTACCTATGTTGCAAGAGATCAATTACAAAAGGGGGATTTACTTTTCTTTAGAAGTAAATCAACTGGCACTGATCCCGATCATGTTGCAATGTATATTGGTGATAATAAAGTCATCCATATGGCAGACCCGCAACAAAATATTGTCATTTCAGATTTAAATAGCAAGCCCTATTATAAAGACAATTACGTAACGGCCCGAAGAGTATTACCAACATTACTCCCTTCTAACCCAGCAACAAAGGGGGAAACAATCGTTGAACAAGCATATAATTTAATGAGTAAAGTAACCATGGGCAGTGTGAATGATGAAAACGCCATGAAATTTACTGGTACAGGCTTTGTTAACTATGTTTATAAAACAAATGGCGTTACTCTAGGAACAACAAATATAAAAGAACAAATGAAGCTCGGCACAACCGTTTCACGTGAAGATTTAAAGAAAGGTGATTTGATCTTCTTTAATGGTTCAATAGGTTCAAGCACACCGTCAACAGTAGCCATTTATGCGGGTGATCACAGAATTATTGTACCAAATTCAAACGGCATCTTGACTAGAGTACTGTTCGTTGATTATTATAACCAACATTATATTACGGCAAAACGTGTTTTTTCAGAAAGTAGTGCACCAGTAGTGACACAGCCAATAGCAAGTACATTACCGGCAGATAAAATTGTCGATTTTGCTTCGAGCTTGGTTGGGAAAGCTAAATTTGGCTATACCTACAATGAGAGTGCCTTAACATTTACAGGTGCCGGATTTACTTACTATGTCTATAAAAATCAAGGGATTGATTTAAAATATAAACTAGCAAGTCAACAAGCGCAAATAGGTACAGCTGTTCAAAAGGCTAATTTGCAAAAGGGTGACCTCCTATTCTTCTCTACAGATAATAGCGGGTCAAAGATTACGCAAACAGGAATCTATATGGGCGAAAACCAATTTCTTTCACTCTCTACTTCCGGCAGTTTAGTGAAAGAAAGTCTGGACACTGTTTGGGCTAAGAACAATTATGTTACGGCAAGACGTGTTCTTTAA
- a CDS encoding PadR family transcriptional regulator has protein sequence MFNRELVKGSTSLILLQLLNERDMYGYELVKELEQRSDHGLSVKEGTLYPALHKLEKQEYIECYWQEQEKGPARKYYQITNAGKDLLDEKTREWQDFVKVMNKVIGRSKHGTAEE, from the coding sequence ATGTTTAACCGTGAATTGGTCAAAGGCAGCACATCGTTAATCTTACTCCAATTATTAAACGAGCGGGATATGTATGGCTATGAACTAGTGAAAGAGCTTGAACAGCGAAGTGATCATGGTTTGAGCGTGAAAGAGGGGACCTTGTATCCGGCACTTCATAAGCTTGAGAAGCAAGAGTATATCGAATGTTATTGGCAGGAGCAGGAAAAGGGCCCAGCACGCAAGTATTACCAGATTACCAATGCCGGAAAAGATTTATTAGATGAAAAAACGCGTGAATGGCAGGATTTCGTTAAGGTAATGAACAAGGTGATTGGGAGATCGAAGCATGGAACGGCAGAAGAATAG
- a CDS encoding DUF4173 domain-containing protein, producing METKIGKRDGLFLFLCLLLGIVAEESFFRGQIGISYLIFIIAFYSVFYLRYRGYPFSHQRFGYLVLCCIWLLSASYFLNNNMLFYGLNIMVIPGLVIFHLVLVTSPKSFQWSQPIFVSYLFSRLLDALKYNAVIAAYLGKGIKGSVNEDKLLIWKKVLIGVVISVPVLAVVLRLLMTADSKFEQILGGIPNWFRVVDTESFIRIIFILIATAAIFCLLQVLLQKQIKVMKQEASLHHFQKLDPIITITVLVLINIVYILFTLVQFKYFFSGTLQGDLTYAEYARKGFFELLFVTMINLSITIVVVTFGDRGKIGIQRFTQLMLTILILSSGVMLSSAFLRLSLYEDAYGFTFTRVLVHSFMIFLVVIFIYTLVKIWVEKLSLVHFYFIITLIYYTAITVIDLDKIVVKENMNRFEHTGKVDVHYLNSLSPTGVLGLIDLYEKGKNIPELQTILLERQKEANSESLPWQSYNLKREQTADKLKKLQLQ from the coding sequence ATGGAAACGAAAATTGGCAAAAGGGATGGACTCTTTTTATTTTTATGTTTGCTTCTCGGAATCGTAGCGGAAGAATCATTTTTTCGCGGGCAAATCGGGATTTCATATTTGATATTTATCATCGCTTTTTATTCAGTTTTTTACCTGCGGTACCGCGGTTATCCATTTTCACATCAACGATTTGGCTACCTTGTCCTTTGTTGTATTTGGCTCCTTTCAGCAAGCTATTTTTTAAATAATAATATGCTGTTTTACGGGCTAAATATTATGGTGATTCCCGGCTTGGTTATTTTTCACTTAGTATTAGTCACGAGCCCAAAAAGTTTTCAATGGAGTCAACCTATTTTTGTTTCCTACCTATTTTCTAGGCTGTTAGACGCACTGAAGTACAATGCAGTGATTGCTGCCTATTTAGGCAAAGGGATAAAAGGTAGTGTAAACGAAGATAAATTACTTATTTGGAAAAAGGTTTTAATTGGTGTGGTCATTTCCGTTCCAGTACTGGCTGTAGTCCTAAGACTTTTAATGACAGCTGATTCAAAGTTTGAGCAGATTCTTGGGGGCATTCCTAATTGGTTTCGAGTGGTTGACACCGAAAGTTTTATCAGAATCATCTTTATACTTATCGCTACAGCGGCAATATTTTGTCTGCTGCAGGTTTTGTTACAGAAACAAATTAAAGTCATGAAGCAGGAGGCAAGTTTACATCACTTCCAAAAGCTTGACCCGATTATTACCATAACTGTGCTGGTCTTAATCAATATCGTTTATATCTTATTCACCCTGGTACAATTCAAGTATTTCTTTAGCGGCACTTTACAGGGTGATCTGACGTACGCGGAGTATGCAAGAAAAGGGTTTTTTGAACTCTTGTTTGTCACGATGATTAATTTGTCAATCACCATCGTTGTGGTAACTTTCGGTGATCGGGGGAAAATTGGTATACAGCGCTTTACGCAGCTTATGCTTACTATTCTTATCCTATCTAGTGGAGTGATGCTTAGTTCGGCATTTTTGCGATTAAGTCTTTATGAGGATGCATATGGATTTACCTTTACGAGGGTGCTAGTCCATTCATTTATGATTTTCCTTGTGGTCATCTTTATCTATACCTTGGTGAAAATTTGGGTTGAAAAATTATCGTTAGTTCATTTTTATTTTATCATCACATTAATTTACTATACTGCCATAACCGTTATCGATTTAGATAAAATTGTTGTAAAGGAAAATATGAATCGTTTCGAACATACTGGGAAAGTTGATGTTCACTATTTAAACAGTTTGTCGCCAACAGGTGTCCTTGGATTGATTGACCTGTACGAAAAGGGTAAGAATATTCCGGAGTTGCAAACGATATTACTTGAGAGGCAAAAGGAGGCAAATAGTGAAAGTCTCCCATGGCAGTCGTATAACTTAAAAAGAGAGCAGACTGCAGATAAACTGAAAAAGTTACAACTGCAGTAG
- a CDS encoding YheC/YheD family protein, giving the protein MHQINKWEQAVRLKQNPLTSRNFPETEVFSEDVLQEFLNRSSFVYVKPIGGREGKGVIRISKNSNGIYSINGYTNTGSKMDKECFNMEEVLTFLYSNHIQKSLPNYIIQQGISSFTADGQALGVRVHIQYVKDQWVLGGMLGKLGNQEDGIVNRNRGARALPIRELLLLHLHMNQQEARVVEEKIELLCLEAGRVFHAEHDWLKECGIDIGIDPSGEVWIFEVNMRPSIKFFYHLEDKSVVNQIKKNRLNRK; this is encoded by the coding sequence GTGCATCAGATTAATAAGTGGGAACAGGCTGTGAGATTAAAACAAAATCCACTCACATCTCGAAATTTCCCAGAAACAGAGGTTTTTAGTGAAGATGTATTACAAGAATTTTTGAACCGTTCATCCTTTGTTTATGTAAAACCGATTGGAGGAAGAGAAGGAAAAGGAGTCATTCGGATTAGTAAAAATAGTAATGGAATTTACTCCATAAACGGCTATACCAATACGGGTTCAAAGATGGATAAAGAATGTTTCAACATGGAAGAAGTCTTGACCTTTCTTTACTCAAACCATATTCAAAAATCACTTCCAAACTATATTATTCAACAAGGTATATCCAGTTTCACAGCTGATGGACAAGCATTGGGAGTTCGTGTTCACATTCAATATGTGAAGGATCAATGGGTTTTAGGAGGAATGCTTGGTAAACTTGGTAACCAGGAAGATGGGATCGTCAATCGGAATCGCGGAGCAAGAGCGTTACCCATTCGTGAGCTTCTCCTACTGCATCTACACATGAACCAACAGGAGGCGAGAGTTGTAGAAGAAAAAATCGAACTACTTTGTCTTGAAGCAGGAAGAGTTTTTCATGCTGAACATGATTGGCTGAAGGAATGCGGAATTGATATTGGTATCGATCCATCTGGCGAGGTATGGATTTTCGAAGTCAACATGAGACCAAGTATCAAATTTTTCTATCATCTAGAGGATAAATCAGTTGTGAATCAAATTAAGAAAAATCGTCTTAATCGAAAATGA
- a CDS encoding TIGR00266 family protein, protein MNNHEIDYKIYGDDMQFVEVELDPQETVVAEAGSFMMMEDDIHMETIFGDGSSSSGGGLMGKLFSAGKRVITGESLFMTTFTNTGIGKKHVSFASPYPGKIIPMDLSELGGKIICQKDAFLAAAKGVQVGIEFQRKMGVGFFGGEGFIMQKLEGDGMCFVHAGGTITRKELLPGQTLRVDTGCLVAMTSNVNYNIEFVKGIKTAMFGGEGLFFATLKGPGSVWIQSLPFSRLASRVFAAAPSRGGAKDEGSIARGIFDMFNGD, encoded by the coding sequence ATGAATAATCACGAAATCGATTATAAGATTTATGGTGATGATATGCAGTTCGTTGAGGTAGAGCTTGATCCTCAAGAGACAGTTGTGGCCGAAGCCGGAAGCTTTATGATGATGGAAGATGATATACATATGGAGACGATTTTTGGCGACGGGTCGAGCAGCAGCGGTGGCGGATTAATGGGTAAACTATTCAGCGCCGGTAAGCGTGTTATTACTGGTGAGAGCTTATTTATGACAACCTTTACAAATACGGGGATAGGTAAGAAACATGTCTCTTTTGCCTCACCCTATCCAGGCAAAATTATTCCAATGGATTTAAGTGAACTTGGCGGAAAAATTATCTGTCAAAAGGATGCCTTTCTTGCTGCTGCCAAAGGCGTACAGGTCGGCATAGAGTTCCAACGTAAAATGGGGGTTGGTTTCTTCGGCGGCGAAGGCTTTATTATGCAAAAACTCGAAGGAGACGGAATGTGCTTCGTCCATGCCGGCGGAACGATTACGAGAAAAGAACTTCTCCCAGGCCAGACCTTGCGAGTGGATACAGGCTGTTTGGTAGCAATGACTAGTAATGTTAACTACAATATTGAATTCGTAAAAGGGATTAAAACCGCCATGTTCGGCGGCGAAGGGTTATTCTTTGCCACTTTAAAAGGACCGGGTTCTGTTTGGATCCAATCGCTGCCGTTTAGCAGGCTTGCGAGCCGTGTATTTGCCGCTGCCCCTTCTAGAGGTGGAGCGAAAGATGAAGGTAGCATTGCCCGCGGAATTTTTGATATGTTTAACGGTGACTAA
- a CDS encoding sulfate permease, producing the protein MFTDKRFHHYSLSSLPKDLLAGVIVGVIAIPLGMAFAIASGVKPEYGIYTTIVAGILISLCGGSKYQIGGPTGAFIPILFGIVMTYGYENLLIAGFMAGIILLFMGIFKLGSLIKYIPRPVTIGFTTGIAVTIFTGQIASFLGLKGIEKHEEFIRNIQEIFTHLHTTSLFSVVTAAICLGTVILTPKIAPKVPGPLIGLIVSTMVATLFFPGQVATIGTAYGEIPSTLPQIHIPTINMEIMMKLLKPAFIIAMLGGIESLLSAVVADGMTNSKHNSNKELIGQGIANILTPLFGGIPATGAIARTATNIKNGAISPFSGIIHGIVVLLVLLFFAPYASYIPLASMAPILMVVAWNMSERKVFAHILKIKSTDSLVLVVTFLLTVFVNLTMAVEVGLVMSAILFAKRMSDVMVTEKVLPNPRTKHEKVETGMVTDTHDCPQISIFNVEGPLFFGAALSFEETIMKTINYRPKILLLRMGRVPFIDTTGEANLAHIVHHFSKNGIVLISGLNSQPEKVLKKTGLYDVIGEEHFYEHTGEAIQYALGQINKNECLGCKHFAFRECKKLSAVEAVDSSRKRLKATF; encoded by the coding sequence ATGTTTACTGATAAAAGGTTCCATCATTATTCCTTAAGTAGCTTGCCAAAGGACCTCCTTGCAGGCGTGATTGTTGGGGTCATCGCGATTCCACTTGGCATGGCATTCGCCATTGCTTCAGGGGTGAAGCCAGAGTATGGAATCTATACAACAATTGTTGCCGGGATTCTCATCTCCCTATGCGGCGGTTCAAAGTATCAAATTGGCGGGCCGACGGGTGCCTTCATTCCGATTTTGTTTGGAATTGTCATGACATACGGCTATGAAAATTTACTTATTGCCGGGTTTATGGCTGGGATTATTCTCCTGTTCATGGGGATATTCAAACTGGGATCCTTGATTAAATATATTCCCAGACCGGTTACGATTGGATTCACGACCGGGATAGCTGTCACGATCTTCACGGGACAGATCGCTAGTTTCCTAGGATTAAAGGGGATAGAAAAGCATGAGGAGTTTATTAGAAACATTCAAGAAATTTTTACCCACCTTCATACAACCAGCCTATTTAGTGTAGTAACGGCAGCAATTTGTTTAGGAACCGTAATTCTAACGCCAAAGATTGCACCAAAGGTTCCAGGACCGCTCATTGGATTAATTGTATCCACAATGGTTGCCACCTTGTTTTTCCCTGGTCAAGTGGCCACAATCGGAACTGCTTACGGTGAAATCCCTAGTACATTGCCGCAAATCCATATTCCGACTATTAATATGGAGATCATGATGAAACTACTTAAGCCGGCATTCATTATTGCCATGCTTGGCGGGATTGAATCTCTGCTTTCGGCAGTTGTGGCAGATGGGATGACGAATAGTAAGCATAACAGTAACAAGGAATTAATCGGGCAGGGAATTGCCAACATACTTACGCCATTATTCGGTGGAATTCCAGCCACAGGTGCAATTGCCCGGACAGCAACGAATATTAAGAACGGAGCTATTTCACCTTTTTCAGGTATTATTCACGGGATCGTCGTGTTACTTGTTCTGTTGTTTTTTGCACCATATGCTTCTTATATACCACTAGCAAGTATGGCGCCAATCTTGATGGTGGTTGCCTGGAACATGAGTGAAAGAAAGGTATTCGCCCATATTTTAAAAATAAAATCCACTGATTCACTTGTCCTTGTTGTTACTTTTTTATTAACGGTTTTTGTTAATTTAACGATGGCAGTTGAGGTGGGACTAGTTATGTCTGCTATTCTTTTCGCCAAACGGATGAGTGATGTAATGGTGACGGAAAAGGTACTTCCAAATCCTCGGACCAAACATGAAAAAGTAGAAACGGGAATGGTAACAGACACACATGACTGTCCGCAAATCAGTATTTTTAATGTAGAGGGTCCGTTATTTTTTGGTGCGGCACTATCATTTGAAGAAACCATTATGAAGACGATTAATTATCGTCCAAAAATTCTTTTGCTTAGAATGGGTCGTGTTCCCTTTATTGATACTACAGGGGAAGCAAATTTAGCGCATATCGTTCACCATTTTTCGAAAAATGGTATAGTACTGATATCGGGTTTAAATTCGCAACCGGAAAAGGTTTTGAAAAAAACCGGGCTCTATGATGTCATTGGTGAGGAACATTTCTATGAACATACAGGGGAGGCCATTCAATACGCACTTGGGCAAATAAATAAAAATGAATGTCTTGGCTGTAAACATTTTGCTTTTAGAGAGTGTAAGAAACTCTCAGCTGTAGAGGCAGTGGATAGCAGCAGGAAAAGACTTAAAGCTACTTTCTAG
- a CDS encoding helix-turn-helix transcriptional regulator: MNLEMQRFKAEFFKALAHPLRIRILELLAEGDKNVNELQTLVGSEGSAVSQQLQVLRAKNIVSGTKEGNKVIYTLKDSMIIELLAVAKQIFNNHLVDTITILDKFKEDEEDPVMPKN; this comes from the coding sequence TTGAATTTGGAAATGCAACGATTTAAGGCAGAATTTTTTAAAGCGTTAGCACATCCATTACGAATCCGTATATTAGAGCTGCTGGCAGAAGGGGATAAGAATGTGAACGAACTTCAAACTCTTGTAGGCAGCGAGGGCTCTGCTGTATCGCAGCAGCTTCAAGTGCTTCGTGCGAAAAATATTGTTTCTGGAACAAAGGAAGGTAATAAGGTTATTTACACTTTGAAGGATTCGATGATTATTGAATTGCTAGCCGTGGCAAAACAAATTTTTAATAATCATCTTGTGGATACAATAACGATATTGGATAAATTTAAAGAGGATGAAGAAGATCCGGTAATGCCGAAGAATTAA
- a CDS encoding TIGR04190 family B12-binding domain/radical SAM domain protein produces the protein MYDLVLLHPPTVYDFRKEMLFTGPISDVVPSSPVFEMYPIGLTSIGDYLERFGLKVKIINIANRMLLNPNFDVEKKIRKIKTKAFGIDLHWLPHAHGSVELAKIIKKYHPDTPVMFGGLSSTYFHKELIEYPFIDFVLRGDTTEKLILLLLNQLAKNETDSFYDIPNLTWKKGDSYHFNEMTYVPDSLDEFNLPGYRYIIRSVFKYFNLLDPLPYKGWLQYPNTAILTSKGCTYNCLICGGSKDAYDLNCNRKKLVMRSPQKMLEDIALIQRFTRAPIFLLNDIRQGGKGYVDEFLTGLEQMDLKNEIVFELFNYADEEFFKRLNKAMPKYSIELTLESADEDIRKFNGKLPCTNVKVIEMLQYALKHNCAKIDLFFMTGIPNQDYDSAIRNVDFCENIHNECGEDVRISYFVAPLSPFLDPGSPAFEHPEKYGYKKFCHKLEDFRAAMKQPSWKNMLSYETNKMTREDIVRATYDSALKLNEFKYKHHIVSKDVHDEVAVKIDKSVEFLKRLDELALLPDQEQKIEMAKIKEEVDKINRHSICGKNELKWEVKKLFADFPSLTYIGMELLVKDIIKGIKCRLGKIDRNIAVIPNSQSNNMEK, from the coding sequence ATGTACGATTTAGTATTGCTTCATCCGCCAACAGTTTATGATTTCCGCAAAGAGATGCTGTTCACCGGCCCGATCAGCGATGTCGTTCCTTCTTCACCGGTGTTTGAAATGTATCCGATTGGTTTAACAAGTATCGGAGATTATTTAGAACGGTTCGGTTTAAAGGTGAAAATCATCAATATCGCTAACCGAATGCTCCTAAATCCTAATTTTGATGTGGAAAAGAAAATTAGAAAAATAAAGACGAAAGCGTTTGGGATTGATCTCCATTGGCTGCCGCATGCACACGGAAGTGTCGAACTTGCAAAGATAATTAAGAAATATCATCCCGATACCCCTGTCATGTTCGGGGGCTTATCCAGCACCTATTTTCACAAGGAGCTCATTGAATATCCTTTTATCGATTTTGTCCTACGAGGGGATACCACCGAAAAACTAATCCTCCTGTTGCTGAATCAATTGGCGAAAAACGAAACGGACAGTTTTTATGATATACCGAATTTAACATGGAAAAAGGGCGATTCCTATCATTTTAATGAAATGACCTATGTCCCAGATAGTTTGGATGAATTTAATTTACCTGGTTACCGGTATATCATCAGGTCGGTCTTTAAGTATTTTAATCTATTAGACCCGCTGCCATATAAAGGCTGGCTGCAGTATCCAAATACAGCCATTCTGACGTCAAAAGGGTGCACGTACAATTGTTTAATTTGTGGCGGTTCCAAAGATGCGTATGACCTTAATTGTAACCGGAAAAAGCTGGTGATGCGCTCGCCTCAAAAGATGCTCGAGGACATCGCGTTAATCCAACGATTTACCAGGGCGCCGATTTTCTTGTTAAACGATATTAGACAGGGTGGAAAAGGGTATGTTGATGAATTTTTAACAGGATTAGAACAGATGGACTTGAAGAATGAAATTGTTTTTGAGCTATTCAATTATGCAGATGAAGAGTTTTTCAAGCGGCTGAACAAAGCAATGCCCAAGTACAGTATTGAATTAACATTAGAGTCGGCAGATGAGGATATTCGAAAATTTAATGGAAAACTGCCATGTACGAATGTGAAGGTAATTGAAATGCTGCAGTATGCACTAAAACATAACTGTGCAAAAATTGATTTATTTTTCATGACGGGAATTCCCAATCAAGATTACGACAGTGCAATAAGAAATGTAGATTTTTGTGAAAATATTCACAATGAATGCGGTGAAGATGTTCGAATCTCGTATTTCGTTGCCCCGCTTTCACCGTTTCTTGACCCCGGGAGCCCTGCTTTTGAACATCCGGAGAAATATGGCTATAAAAAATTCTGTCATAAGCTAGAAGACTTCCGGGCGGCCATGAAGCAGCCATCATGGAAAAATATGCTGAGTTATGAAACGAATAAAATGACAAGGGAAGACATCGTGCGTGCTACCTACGATTCAGCGTTAAAATTAAATGAATTTAAATACAAACATCATATCGTTTCAAAGGATGTTCACGATGAGGTAGCAGTTAAAATTGATAAATCAGTCGAATTTCTCAAACGATTAGATGAACTAGCACTATTACCTGATCAAGAACAAAAAATAGAAATGGCAAAAATTAAGGAAGAGGTCGACAAGATTAATCGACACAGTATTTGTGGTAAGAATGAACTTAAATGGGAGGTGAAAAAGCTCTTTGCCGATTTCCCGTCTTTGACCTACATCGGGATGGAATTACTTGTAAAGGACATCATAAAAGGCATCAAGTGCCGATTAGGAAAAATTGATCGAAATATCGCGGTTATTCCAAACTCACAAAGCAATAATATGGAAAAATAG
- a CDS encoding cold-shock protein, translating to MKNGKVKWFNSEKGFGFIEAEDGNDVFVHYSAIQTEGFKTLEEGQEVSFEVVEGARGPQAANVTKK from the coding sequence ATGAAAAACGGTAAAGTAAAATGGTTTAACTCAGAAAAAGGTTTCGGATTCATCGAAGCTGAAGACGGAAATGACGTATTCGTTCATTATTCTGCTATCCAAACAGAAGGTTTCAAAACTTTAGAAGAAGGTCAAGAAGTATCTTTCGAAGTTGTTGAAGGTGCTCGTGGACCACAAGCTGCAAACGTAACTAAAAAGTAA
- a CDS encoding exonuclease SbcCD subunit D — translation MKFIHTADWHLGKLVHGVYMTENQREVLEQFVEIVAEEKPDAVVIAGDLYDRSVPPTDAVELLDEILFKMNVELKTPIVAIAGNHDSAERLSFGSSWYKHSQFYLSGKLSDSFKPVQIGGVNFFLVPYAEPGIVRQLLGDESVHSHQDAMKALIGKMEEFINPNEPNVLVGHAFVLGGQTSDSERILSVGGSGCVGAELFEPFSYSALGHLHSPDAINHQKVKYSGSLLKYSFSEAKQKKSISIVEMDEKGNFTHRYRSLTPKHDMRELEGHLEELLDPHFYEKEQLHDFLKITLLDEGALIDPINKLRQVYPNVLHLERKIDITDLKKKQSFHALRSEKKSEIELFEQFYAEMTTAEFTDDKKVVMADIIDKVLREGGLH, via the coding sequence ATGAAATTTATCCATACAGCGGATTGGCATTTAGGAAAGCTGGTTCATGGTGTCTATATGACAGAAAATCAACGAGAAGTACTCGAGCAATTCGTCGAAATTGTTGCTGAAGAAAAACCGGATGCAGTGGTTATTGCCGGTGATCTTTATGATCGTTCTGTACCGCCGACAGATGCTGTTGAGTTACTTGATGAAATTCTTTTTAAAATGAATGTCGAGTTAAAAACACCAATTGTAGCAATTGCCGGAAATCATGATAGTGCCGAGCGCCTGTCATTTGGTAGTTCGTGGTATAAGCATAGCCAATTTTATCTCTCGGGTAAATTATCGGACAGCTTTAAACCGGTGCAAATTGGCGGAGTGAATTTTTTCCTTGTACCCTATGCCGAACCCGGAATCGTTCGCCAGCTCCTTGGGGATGAGTCCGTCCATTCCCATCAAGATGCAATGAAAGCTCTGATTGGTAAAATGGAGGAATTCATTAACCCGAATGAACCAAACGTCTTGGTTGGACATGCCTTTGTTTTGGGTGGTCAAACCTCAGACTCTGAACGGATATTATCGGTTGGGGGCTCTGGGTGTGTTGGAGCAGAATTGTTTGAACCCTTTTCCTATTCAGCACTTGGCCATCTCCACAGTCCTGATGCCATCAACCATCAAAAAGTCAAATATTCTGGCTCGCTCTTAAAATATTCTTTTTCCGAAGCAAAACAAAAAAAGTCTATTTCTATTGTTGAAATGGATGAAAAAGGAAACTTTACGCACCGCTATCGCTCACTTACGCCAAAACATGATATGCGGGAATTAGAAGGGCATCTAGAGGAGCTGTTGGATCCGCATTTTTATGAAAAAGAACAGCTTCATGACTTTTTAAAAATTACCCTTCTCGATGAAGGTGCGTTGATTGATCCGATTAATAAATTAAGGCAGGTTTATCCGAATGTTCTTCATCTGGAACGGAAGATTGATATCACCGATTTAAAGAAAAAACAGTCTTTTCATGCCCTCCGAAGCGAGAAAAAGTCAGAAATTGAGTTATTTGAACAATTTTATGCAGAAATGACCACCGCTGAATTTACAGATGATAAGAAAGTGGTAATGGCTGATATTATTGACAAAGTGTTGAGAGAGGGGGGCTTACATTGA